From the genome of Candidatus Methanomethylicota archaeon:
TAAAGTAGATTTGCAATACGATTCCAGCGATTAACAATACTTTCAATTCTCTTAAAGAGATTCCTTAGGTATGGTGGGTCACAGTAGAACAACGTATTCCTTTCAATTCTCTTAAAGAGATTCTACGCGGCTTGCAAGGTATCGGTTGTCTATTACAATTCTTTCAATTCTCTTAAAGAGATTCTTGGAATGTAGGTGGCGAGTGGGATCCAATTCACGGTTTAACCTTTCAATTCTCTTAAAGAGATTCTCATCTTCGAAACGTCAACTCAACGCATCGCTACTTCACTCTTTCAATTCTCTTAAAGAGATTCCCTCTCTTTCATTTGGCTTGGATGGAATTAGCGAGATTGTGTCTTTCAATTCTCTTAAAGAGATTCTCCCTTGTACCAAGGTGTAGTTGGGAGGTGGGTTGGGATATCTTTCAATTCTCTTAAAGAGATTCCTAAGGAATTGGGAATTAATGTTAATGCAAAAATCAGTGTCCTACTTTCAATTCTCTTAAAGAGATTCATGGTGAAACAAAAAATGGAAATACAAATAACAGAACCAAAAACTTTCAATTCTCTTAAAGAGATTCTCAGTGATAGTTATAGCGAGGATGATTGAGAGACTGCTCTTTCAATTCTCTTAAAGAGATTCTTTACCATAAGGCATTAGCATATTTTGTTGTATCATCACTTTTCTTTCAATTCTCTTAAAGAGATTCCAGACATATACGATGCAGTGAACAATGGACTATTAATATCTTTCAATTCTCTTAAAGAGATTCCGTATATCTTTGTCTTCGCTCAAGCTTCCTAATTGCCTTTCAATTCTCTTAAAGAGATTCAAGGCTTCAGTGCTGGCGGAGATAGTGGAAGCCTAATAACTTTCAATTCTCTTAAAGAGATTCCTTGAGGCTAGAGGGTTGAGGCATGTTTCACGTGAGGAGCTTGCTTTCAATTCTCTTAAAGAGATTCCATAGAGAAGCTTGAAGCAAAAATTGGAGAAGCATTCCGTACTTTCAATTCTCTTAAAGAGATTCCCTCCAAAAAGAGAGGGAGGAGAAGCTTCCACTTAGACCTCTAACTTTCAATTCTCTTAAAGAGATTCAGAAAACAATAAGCATAGGTCCACAGATATCTGAAAAAACTAGGCTTTCAATTCTCTTAAAGAGATTCTTTTGTTTCGGTTACGGTTAAGAGTTGCGGTTGAGGTTTCTCTTTCAATTCTCTTAAAGAGATTCATAAAATTCAAAGCCACTTAGCGAAATGACTCACCATATACTTTCAATTCTCTTAAAGAGATTCCCACTCTTCACAATGACCTTCAATTCAACTCCATTAACTATTTCCTTTCAATTCTCTTAAAGAGATTCACAGCTTCCTGAACATGTCGAGCCAAGTCAAGTGGAGAATCTTTCAATTCTCTTAAAGAGATTCTGAACCCTTAGCGGGGGATACAATAACTTTATATTTTTTTGCTCTTTCAATTCTCTTAAAGAGATTCTAGCCCATATAAGCCTTCAATGAAGCCGTAAATGAATCTTTCAATTCTCTTAAAGAGATTCCGAGGGTTTTCTTCCTCTATTTCGTCTTTTCAGATTTCCTGCATTTAAATTTTACTTACCCTTCTTCGGCGCCCATCGAATTGCATAGAGTTGATGATTCTTCGCCGAAGTGGAGTGGAAATACCTTTATTTCCATTGAATTTCAAGTGGTTGATGTTTCATTCTTCTTCCTTTTCCATATTTCCCTTTGGTGTTATGTATTTTATCATTCCTAATCCTGCAGTTCTCCTTACTCCCATGTTTGTTATTTCTGCCATTTTTAGTAGTGTTGCTGCTGTTCTTGCATGTTTTTCATTGTATAGTTCTTCTCTCACTACGAATCTCACTGTACCCATGAATCCAACTATCCACTTATTTGTTGTTGGATGTTCGTATAGGCGTATGGTTCTTATGCCTGGTTTTGGGAATCCTGCAATCATTATTGCGTTTTCAGCCCACCTAACAGCTCCCTCAACGTCCAAGCGTACATCTGAGAATTTAGACCATATTCTGGCAATATTCCTAAACATTAATGATGGTAATGGCAATGGAACTAGCATACCACTACATTGAACAGCATATTTACATGGCTTCTCAACCTTCTCACCACCCCTAACCCTAACAGTATACTCAACATAATATGGACAGTATTGACAGCAATCGAATATGGAACGCCTAAAAACCGTTGGAGTCAAGAATCTTATGGCAAACCTGCTTGGGAGAGGCTCAACATTAGAAGCCAAATCAGAAAACTTACAAGTATTAATTGCTACACCAATAACCTTAGCCTTAACATTAACCAAATCAACCTCCAAATTAGACTTGAAGAGAGCCTCCTTAAAAATCGTGGACAACTTCTCATCCATAATGGAAAACGAGACATTAACAATGGAGCGAGCTGGAATAGAACGATAAACGATCCTACTAGAAGGATACTCAAGGAGGAATGGTGTTGCAGACCAAGGAGCCAACCTCCTAGAGGAATGCAACTCCCCAGCAAAACCCTCATCAACCAACTTAACCAAACTATAAAAGAGACCACAAGAAGCAAAACCAGAAAAACTCTGAAAAACAACAGGATCATCAACAGCAATCCTAAGCGTAAAGGAGGATATCGAGGACATTGTCATCATCTTCAAAAAATATTAATGAGTTATGCCCATATTCTTCCTAAATCAGTCAATGAATACAATATTTTTCTACCTTGTTTTTCAATTTTCACGTACCCCTTCTTTGTAAGAGTTAAAAGCCTACGATAAACTGTACTACGCGGCATCTTTGTTTCTGAGGTAATCATGTCAAGGGTAGCGTATATGTGTGCGTCTTCTAATTTTTTAATAGATGTTAGAATATCGAGATCTAACGACCCTGGTGGTGAGAGCCTAAAGTGATCCAACTTAAATTCAGCTACTCCACTTAAATTCTCTAATTCAACTTCAATCTTAATGTTGGGTATGTGGCTGGCTGCTGCCAATGTTGCTGCTAGAGTTTCAAGTATAAGTGCTCTCATTCCACCACTCAAATTTAAATGAAGACGTTTCTCACTTCTCAACTTATGAGAAAGAACTTTGTAAATAGTTGCTATCGCCAGTTCTGGCTCATTGACTGGCACTTCTACGACTTCGAGCATAATATTTTCAATAATTTCGCAAAACTTTTTTAATGAAGTTAAGGCTTTTTCAGCTCTTTCATCCTTTTGTGTGGGGATTATTATCATTACTTCATCATCCTTTAATGGAGCTGTACGCATAAGTGCTCTGATCGCAAATTTTTCATCAAAACCAAGGGTCAGTATTATCACTCTATTAACCATAATTTCTCCCTTACTTTACTAATTATTAAATGATTCGGGAGATCAGTTATATAAATTTGTGGACAACCACCTCTATTCTTATAAGCAACTAATGAATCTATCAATTGAAGAGTGCTCAAGACAGGTATTGTAGCATAATATAAAGAGTAATTGCTACCGATAGATTTGCTATAAAGCATATCATGAAGTGTATTAAGCATTTCTTTAACTTCATTAATTGAAATTTTTGCTGGAAGTTTTAAAAGATCGATACCATCTCTACATTTATATTTCGTAAGAATCGATTCAATCATAGACATAAGTTCTAATATCCTTTCTTCGCTTAACTTGACATATTCCACGTTAACATACCGAGGAATGGTTTCTGCTATCCTTTTAAGTACCATCCCCCTTGATGATGAATGAGACCAAATTATTGTAAGTAAAATGCAATTACGTAAAAATTGGAAAGCGTTAGTAAAAGCATTTTCATTTAATAGGTGCAAAGTAGCATATGCTGAAAAAAGTTCATGTCGAGGGACCGAAAAATCACGTTTTTGTTCATTGATAGCTTCGATTATCCTATTTTGGAACCAATCATAGGCTTTACCT
Proteins encoded in this window:
- the csa3 gene encoding CRISPR-associated CARF protein Csa3 encodes the protein MVNRVIILTLGFDEKFAIRALMRTAPLKDDEVMIIIPTQKDERAEKALTSLKKFCEIIENIMLEVVEVPVNEPELAIATIYKVLSHKLRSEKRLHLNLSGGMRALILETLAATLAAASHIPNIKIEVELENLSGVAEFKLDHFRLSPPGSLDLDILTSIKKLEDAHIYATLDMITSETKMPRSTVYRRLLTLTKKGYVKIEKQGRKILYSLTDLGRIWA
- the cas6 gene encoding CRISPR system precrRNA processing endoribonuclease RAMP protein Cas6, translating into MSSISSFTLRIAVDDPVVFQSFSGFASCGLFYSLVKLVDEGFAGELHSSRRLAPWSATPFLLEYPSSRIVYRSIPARSIVNVSFSIMDEKLSTIFKEALFKSNLEVDLVNVKAKVIGVAINTCKFSDLASNVEPLPSRFAIRFLTPTVFRRSIFDCCQYCPYYVEYTVRVRGGEKVEKPCKYAVQCSGMLVPLPLPSLMFRNIARIWSKFSDVRLDVEGAVRWAENAIMIAGFPKPGIRTIRLYEHPTTNKWIVGFMGTVRFVVREELYNEKHARTAATLLKMAEITNMGVRRTAGLGMIKYITPKGNMEKEEE